A window of Campylobacter concisus genomic DNA:
TCTATATAGCCAGCGGAAATAAACATAAATATATAAATACCAAGCAAGATAAAAGCAAAAAGTAGCACTATGACAATTATTGGGTATTTTTTTATCATTTTAAACCTGCAAATGACTTCATCTTGCGATACTTTATCTTCCCTACTCCAGTGCCTCGGCGATCTCAAGCACTTCAAAGTACTCATTTTCTAGGCACTCAAGCTCAGTTTTTGCCTTTTCAAGTTCTTCATAAAGCTTAGTTAGCCCCACTTCTTGATAAATTTTTGGATCGCTTAAACCTTCATTTAGCTCAGAAATTTTTGCTTCAAGGGCCGAAATTTTATCTGGATATGTATTTAAAATTTGCGTTTGTTTGTAGCTTAGCTTTACGCCGGTTTTGCTCTTTTGTTTAGCTTCATTTTGGCTATTTGTTAGCTCTTTTTCAAATTTATCAAGCTCTTTTAGCTCGTCTTCAAGCTCCAAATAGACACTATACTCTTCATGTAAGACATTTATCTTTGTGCTCTCAAATGCCCAAAGCTTATTTGCCATCTTATCGACGAAATATCTATCATGGCTAACTAGCAAGATCGCTCCCTCAAAGCTTTGCAAGTAGTCTTCTAAGATATTGATAGTTGCGATATCAAGGTCATTTGTCGGCTCGTCAAGTACCAGTACATCGTAAGTTTTAGTAAAAAGAAGTGCAAGCGCGACGCGGTTTTTCTCGCCGCCACTTAAAACGCCTATCTTTTTATCTAAAAATTCCTTTGGAAAGAGGAAATTTTTAAGATAACCATAAACATGCATATTTCGCCCACGAACCAGCACGTGATCGCCGCCATTTGGACAAAATGTCTCGATAAGGCTCTTGTCATCATCAAGGACATTTCTAGCTTGATCAAAGTAGCCAATACTTACCTCGCCTCTTTTTATCTCGCCACTACTTGGCTGCTCAAGCCCTAACAAAATTTTAAGTAGCGTGCTTTTGCCGCTACCATTTCGCCCCACTATGGCAATCCTCTCGCCTTGTAAAACTCTTGCGTCAAATTTCTCAAAAAGCACCCTACCATCTATGCTTTTGCTTAAATTTTTAAACTCAAAGAGCATTTTTTTGCGGTTTTGGCTCTGCGTTTGGTTGAAATTTTTACTCGCACGCTCTAGCTCAAGTCTCACACGCCTTATCACACCTGGATTTTTCTTAGCCTCTTCACGCATAGCGAGCACCCGCTCTTTTCTGCCCTCGTTTCGCTTTAGCCTAGCTTTTACGCCTCTTCTTAGCCACTCCTCTTCAGCCTTTAGCTGTTTTAGCAGCGTCTCATGCGACTTTGCAAGGCTTGCTAAAATTTCCTCTTTTTTGGTTAGATAGTTTGCATATCCGCCCTCAAAATTTTTTAAGCTTGCATCCTCAACCTCAACGCACCTAGTTGCTAGCGCATCGATAAAATACCTATCGTGGCTTATAAAAACTATGCTTTGATTTGAGCTCTTTAGC
This region includes:
- the abc-f gene encoding ribosomal protection-like ABC-F family protein gives rise to the protein MALIDLIDVSKKFGANEILNAVNFSVNENEKIAIIGKNGSGKSTLMKIISGEVAVDSGRRIVQSLISVEMLAQTPNFNATFTVRQALNNELKEIFDAISEYEKSGVLLANDPENKEILKEQERLLKFIEAKDGWNIEHKIERILQEFKLKEYENRPICSLSGGEIRRVALGALILKKPDVLLLDEPTNHLDVYMVKFLEDMLKSSNQSIVFISHDRYFIDALATRCVEVEDASLKNFEGGYANYLTKKEEILASLAKSHETLLKQLKAEEEWLRRGVKARLKRNEGRKERVLAMREEAKKNPGVIRRVRLELERASKNFNQTQSQNRKKMLFEFKNLSKSIDGRVLFEKFDARVLQGERIAIVGRNGSGKSTLLKILLGLEQPSSGEIKRGEVSIGYFDQARNVLDDDKSLIETFCPNGGDHVLVRGRNMHVYGYLKNFLFPKEFLDKKIGVLSGGEKNRVALALLFTKTYDVLVLDEPTNDLDIATINILEDYLQSFEGAILLVSHDRYFVDKMANKLWAFESTKINVLHEEYSVYLELEDELKELDKFEKELTNSQNEAKQKSKTGVKLSYKQTQILNTYPDKISALEAKISELNEGLSDPKIYQEVGLTKLYEELEKAKTELECLENEYFEVLEIAEALE